In Solidesulfovibrio sp., a single window of DNA contains:
- a CDS encoding tetratricopeptide repeat protein, with amino-acid sequence MSNNLARVKAEQAAKRYERIVLDYFAEGGMAVAATDDESFSRLVKFTLGGLRVDVKAAFRETADYDELVAFANKVAQRLTAPLVLFIERRIRKATCIKPVKVLKTFYGDRVRLIVVGTEMSRDELVLTHEIGADSSIVKPISANAIIEKIAFAVRPNNQLGVLLDRAAELIAAGDLEQAERVTAKAFEIKPDSLKGHLLMGDAARKRGDFAAAEKHYVAAAKAEKLFIEPLKRLVDLCRESGEFDRRLAYLTRLDTLSPLNFERKVEIGGLHLSKGDTDTAKTYFEEARRVVTRVASDMVSDSLMEIARAIGEKDQAMALRFVTEAIEAKGEALGQADLWMFNDRGILLRRQGLWAQAVDNYRKALEIAPDDAGILYNIGVAHAEGKQFDIALRHFERALAVDPNLARQAPSVAYNIATAHHRCRNLGEARAFLGIALELDPGYEAARRMLDYLAE; translated from the coding sequence ATGTCCAACAACCTCGCGCGGGTGAAGGCCGAACAGGCGGCCAAGCGCTATGAGCGCATCGTCCTCGACTATTTCGCCGAGGGCGGCATGGCCGTGGCGGCCACGGACGACGAGAGCTTTTCGCGCCTGGTGAAGTTCACCCTCGGCGGGCTGCGGGTGGACGTGAAGGCGGCCTTCCGCGAAACCGCCGACTACGACGAGCTGGTGGCCTTCGCCAACAAGGTCGCCCAGCGCCTGACCGCGCCGCTTGTGCTTTTCATCGAGCGGCGCATCCGCAAGGCCACCTGCATCAAGCCCGTCAAGGTGCTCAAGACCTTCTACGGCGACCGGGTGCGGCTGATCGTGGTCGGCACGGAGATGTCGCGCGACGAGCTGGTGCTGACCCACGAGATCGGCGCGGACAGCTCCATCGTCAAGCCCATCTCGGCCAATGCCATCATCGAGAAGATCGCCTTCGCCGTGCGGCCCAACAACCAGCTCGGGGTCCTGCTGGACCGGGCGGCGGAACTCATCGCCGCCGGCGACCTCGAACAGGCCGAACGGGTGACGGCCAAGGCCTTCGAGATCAAGCCCGACAGCCTCAAGGGCCATCTGCTCATGGGCGACGCGGCCCGAAAACGCGGCGACTTCGCCGCCGCGGAAAAGCACTACGTGGCCGCGGCCAAGGCGGAAAAGCTCTTCATCGAGCCGCTCAAGCGCCTGGTGGACCTGTGCCGGGAATCCGGCGAATTCGACCGGCGCCTGGCCTACCTGACCCGGCTGGACACGCTTTCGCCGCTCAATTTCGAGCGCAAGGTGGAAATCGGCGGCCTGCACCTGTCCAAGGGCGACACCGACACGGCCAAGACCTATTTCGAGGAGGCCCGGCGCGTGGTCACGCGGGTGGCCTCGGACATGGTCAGCGATTCGCTCATGGAGATCGCCCGGGCCATTGGCGAAAAGGACCAGGCCATGGCCCTGCGTTTCGTCACCGAGGCCATCGAGGCCAAGGGCGAGGCCCTGGGCCAGGCCGACCTGTGGATGTTCAACGACCGGGGCATCCTGCTGCGCCGCCAGGGGCTGTGGGCGCAGGCCGTGGACAACTACCGCAAGGCCCTGGAGATCGCCCCGGACGACGCCGGCATCCTCTACAACATCGGCGTGGCCCACGCCGAGGGCAAGCAGTTCGACATCGCCTTGCGGCATTTCGAGCGGGCCCTGGCCGTGGACCCCAATCTGGCCCGCCAGGCCCCGTCCGTGGCCTACAACATCGCCACGGCCCACCATCGGTGCCGCAACCTCGGCGAGGCCCGCGCCTTCCTCGGCATCGCCCTGGAACTCGACCCCGGCTACGAAGCGGCCAGACGCATGCTCGACTATCTCGCCGAGTGA
- a CDS encoding HD domain-containing phosphohydrolase: MDDDAELVAALRRTMRRKYVVDVAVGPIRALEAVTERGPYAAVVADLRMPGLDGMDFFSRLRRVCPDTARIMLTGYADLPTAMEAVNAAGVFRFLSKPCAEDALEEALAAGVAQYQQATAEKEFLKGALRGIIKVLTDLLALQNPEAMGRASRVRRLVLDMARSLEAPDLWRIELAVTLSQLGALVMPEAMFAALRAEGELTGDRAALFNRHPIIGADLLASIPKLDEVADIIRHQERPFAGEGDGPSGPDIPLGARLLKAALDYDRLLTSGAGREAALEAMRGRTGVYDPEILELLSVMAGSREGYSRCETPLSCLTAGMVLEEDIRLSTGEKAAVAGQVVDAGLVERLRALGGGRPETLRVLAPPVEEPACGIVDTELLALLRRVRNASPHG, from the coding sequence GTGGATGACGACGCGGAGCTCGTGGCGGCGCTTCGGCGCACGATGCGGCGCAAATACGTCGTCGATGTGGCTGTTGGCCCCATCCGGGCCCTGGAGGCCGTCACCGAACGCGGACCCTATGCGGCGGTGGTGGCCGACCTGCGCATGCCGGGCCTGGACGGCATGGATTTTTTCAGCCGGTTGCGGCGGGTCTGTCCGGACACGGCCCGCATCATGCTGACCGGCTACGCCGACCTGCCCACGGCCATGGAAGCCGTCAACGCGGCCGGCGTCTTCCGTTTCCTGTCCAAGCCCTGCGCCGAGGACGCCCTGGAGGAGGCCCTGGCCGCCGGGGTGGCCCAGTACCAGCAGGCCACGGCGGAAAAGGAATTCCTCAAGGGGGCGCTTCGCGGCATCATCAAGGTGCTGACGGACCTGCTTGCCCTGCAAAACCCCGAGGCCATGGGCCGGGCCTCCCGGGTGCGGCGGCTGGTGCTGGACATGGCCCGCAGCCTGGAGGCCCCGGACCTCTGGCGCATCGAGCTGGCCGTCACCCTGTCCCAGCTCGGCGCCCTGGTCATGCCCGAAGCCATGTTCGCGGCGCTGCGCGCCGAGGGCGAACTGACCGGGGACCGGGCCGCGCTTTTCAACCGTCATCCGATCATCGGCGCGGACCTGCTGGCCAGCATCCCCAAGCTCGACGAGGTGGCCGACATCATCCGCCACCAGGAGCGCCCTTTCGCCGGCGAGGGCGACGGCCCGAGCGGCCCGGACATCCCCCTGGGCGCGCGACTGCTCAAGGCGGCCTTGGACTACGACCGGCTGCTGACCTCGGGCGCGGGGCGCGAGGCGGCCCTGGAGGCCATGCGCGGCCGAACCGGCGTCTATGATCCCGAAATCCTGGAGCTCCTCAGTGTCATGGCCGGCTCGCGCGAGGGGTATTCGCGTTGCGAGACGCCGCTTTCCTGCTTGACGGCGGGCATGGTCCTGGAAGAGGACATCCGCTTGTCCACGGGCGAGAAGGCGGCCGTGGCCGGGCAGGTGGTGGACGCCGGGCTTGTGGAGCGTCTGCGGGCCTTGGGCGGCGGCCGCCCGGAGACGCTGCGGGTGTTGGCTCCGCCTGTCGAGGAGCCGGCCTGCGGCATTGTCGACACCGAACTGCTGGCGCTGTTGCGCCGGGTGAGAAACGCGTCGCCGCACGGGTGA
- a CDS encoding ATP-binding protein, giving the protein MSPAGTPGPDADLGPYLRALFAAVDEGLCLLDAAGGLVAANPAMGRLFGGRACPGAAAGQGQALCGVCPALESLDLDRPVSRETVIEGPDGVGRHVLVTSHPLPDGAGGRLGSAVIIRDVTARVAARREMELVTRDIEMLLGSIRSILVTLDGENRVRRFNASAEAAFGLGAAQALGRDFFELGLGWDGSCVRDALAKSRETLLPARVDEVRCRLPSGDERLLGLTVNPVPGADAPPGVLILGQDLSEIKARELKVLHERRMQAMGQLASGIAHEINTPIQYVGYNAGFLDEAFADLLALLAAHDDLIRAADGGGGPALEAALRRVRDTQAAIDLDYLRQEIPAAVANTRKGIRQVAEIVAAMRQMSHPGTGEPIFFDLNAAARDIVTITRNAWKHVADVDLDLAPELPLVYGRPHEVSQVLLNVVLNAAQAVEEGFAREGLARGHIVIGTALASGNVVVSVADNGPGIDPADAGRIFDPFFTTKAAGKGTGQGLAIGNAIMARHGGSIDFTSRPGEGAVFHIRFPIVETDQHRP; this is encoded by the coding sequence ATGAGCCCGGCCGGGACGCCCGGTCCGGACGCGGATCTGGGGCCGTATCTCCGGGCCCTCTTTGCGGCCGTGGACGAAGGGCTGTGCCTGCTGGACGCCGCAGGCGGCCTGGTGGCCGCCAATCCGGCCATGGGCCGGCTGTTCGGCGGGCGCGCCTGCCCCGGCGCCGCGGCGGGGCAGGGCCAGGCGCTGTGCGGTGTCTGCCCGGCCCTGGAGTCCCTGGACCTGGACCGGCCCGTGTCCCGGGAAACGGTCATCGAGGGGCCGGACGGGGTCGGCCGCCATGTGTTGGTGACCAGCCATCCCCTGCCGGATGGCGCCGGCGGCCGGCTCGGCTCGGCCGTCATCATCCGCGACGTGACCGCCCGCGTCGCCGCCCGGCGCGAGATGGAGCTGGTCACCCGGGACATCGAGATGCTGCTCGGCTCGATCCGCTCCATCCTGGTGACCCTGGACGGCGAAAATCGCGTCCGGCGCTTCAACGCCAGCGCCGAGGCGGCGTTCGGCCTTGGGGCCGCCCAGGCCCTGGGCCGTGATTTTTTCGAGCTGGGGCTTGGCTGGGACGGGTCCTGCGTCCGGGACGCCCTGGCCAAAAGCCGGGAAACGCTCCTGCCCGCCCGGGTGGACGAGGTGCGCTGCCGGCTGCCGTCCGGCGACGAGCGGCTGCTGGGGCTGACCGTCAACCCCGTGCCCGGGGCGGACGCCCCTCCCGGCGTGCTCATCCTCGGCCAGGACCTCTCCGAGATCAAGGCCCGGGAACTCAAGGTCCTCCACGAACGCCGCATGCAGGCCATGGGCCAGTTGGCCTCGGGCATCGCCCACGAGATCAACACCCCCATCCAGTACGTGGGCTACAACGCCGGCTTTCTCGACGAGGCCTTCGCCGACCTGCTGGCCTTGCTGGCCGCCCACGACGACCTGATCCGGGCGGCCGACGGGGGGGGCGGTCCGGCCCTGGAGGCGGCCCTGCGCCGGGTACGCGACACCCAGGCGGCGATCGACCTGGACTACCTGCGCCAGGAGATCCCGGCGGCCGTGGCCAACACCCGCAAGGGCATCCGGCAGGTGGCCGAGATCGTGGCGGCCATGCGCCAGATGTCCCATCCGGGCACGGGCGAGCCGATCTTTTTCGATCTCAACGCCGCCGCCCGCGACATCGTCACCATCACCCGCAACGCCTGGAAACATGTGGCCGATGTGGATTTAGACCTCGCCCCTGAACTGCCTTTGGTGTACGGTCGGCCCCACGAAGTGTCGCAGGTGCTGCTCAACGTGGTCTTAAACGCCGCCCAGGCGGTGGAGGAAGGGTTCGCCCGGGAAGGGCTGGCCCGCGGGCACATCGTCATCGGCACCGCCCTGGCCTCGGGAAACGTGGTCGTGTCGGTGGCCGACAACGGCCCGGGCATCGATCCGGCCGACGCCGGGCGCATCTTCGACCCCTTTTTCACCACCAAGGCCGCGGGCAAGGGCACGGGCCAGGGATTGGCCATCGGCAACGCCATCATGGCCCGCCATGGCGGTTCCATCGATTTCACCAGCCGCCCCGGGGAAGGGGCCGTGTTCCATATCCGGTTCCCGATCGTGGAAACCGATCAACACAGGCCGTAA
- a CDS encoding tetratricopeptide repeat protein: MEHAVAPGQAPAVRTTEPFKGVFSTQSQTVIGFGATKRRVKQNIYVFAEEQADGTFTVRSLNKHFIPSGKVRPVTRDELLAGYLPEPDLYLNKVVPMMRQVRETVEVADGHREQGEHMSAEFEYKNALRVDEEHIRATFGLGLTYLDRGEIENANLVCRRIITLEAAFGEEHKHLFNEFGIKMRKHAMYAQALRYYFKAYRLTKGDENLHYNIARTYFEKGRLKLARRFLDMALEINAGLTEAANLIRAIEKKQAETEAEATPPAPERFEW, encoded by the coding sequence ATGGAACACGCTGTTGCCCCGGGACAGGCTCCGGCCGTCAGGACGACGGAACCCTTCAAGGGGGTCTTTTCCACCCAGAGCCAGACCGTCATCGGCTTCGGCGCGACCAAGCGCAGGGTCAAGCAGAACATCTACGTGTTCGCCGAGGAACAGGCCGACGGCACGTTCACGGTGCGAAGCCTCAACAAGCATTTCATTCCCTCGGGCAAGGTCAGGCCCGTGACCAGGGACGAGTTGCTGGCCGGCTACCTGCCCGAGCCGGACCTGTACCTCAACAAGGTCGTGCCCATGATGCGCCAGGTCCGCGAGACCGTGGAAGTGGCCGACGGGCACCGGGAACAGGGCGAGCACATGTCCGCCGAGTTCGAATACAAAAACGCCCTACGCGTGGACGAGGAGCACATCCGGGCCACGTTCGGCCTGGGGTTGACCTATCTCGATCGGGGGGAGATCGAGAACGCCAACCTGGTGTGCCGGCGCATCATCACCCTGGAGGCGGCCTTCGGCGAGGAGCACAAGCACCTTTTCAACGAATTCGGCATCAAAATGCGCAAGCACGCCATGTACGCCCAGGCCCTGCGCTACTATTTCAAGGCCTACCGCCTGACCAAGGGCGACGAGAACCTGCACTACAACATCGCCCGGACCTACTTCGAGAAGGGCAGGCTCAAGCTGGCCAGGCGCTTCCTGGACATGGCCCTGGAGATCAATGCCGGCCTGACCGAAGCCGCGAACCTGATCCGGGCCATCGAAAAGAAACAGGCCGAAACCGAGGCCGAGGCCACGCCGCCCGCGCCGGAGCGGTTCGAGTGGTGA
- a CDS encoding HD domain-containing phosphohydrolase, giving the protein MEKPRILFVDDDQEILASYTRALRKRYDVAVAAGPQVGLDMLGAGLEVAVVVSDLRMPGMDGVEFLGRVREARPDVVRMLLTGFADIAVAMAAVNKSKIFSFLTKPCPVEELEEALAAGLRQYQLQAAEKELLRGTVRGTIKLLTNLLEMVSPEAFGKSSRVKRLVMELGTYLGMEDLWRLELAAMLSQIGCAALPAETLRKAYRGEPLPGDKAYEFAMHPKIAADLVSNIPRLREVAEIIGYQEKRFDGGGLPPDGAKGERIPLGARILKVALDFDTLEAHYQYRRSSGNPVSESLSRMRDREGWYDPHVLDALESLAEVPDGYKPRLALARELAPGMLLDQDVTDLKGELVLGRGLELNALSIRRLFDLGALSGGKARWRVLVPPAERLAFARMLDG; this is encoded by the coding sequence GTGGAAAAACCGCGCATCCTGTTCGTGGACGATGACCAGGAGATATTGGCCTCCTACACGCGCGCCCTGCGCAAGCGCTACGACGTGGCGGTGGCCGCCGGGCCGCAGGTGGGCCTCGACATGCTGGGCGCCGGGCTCGAGGTGGCGGTGGTGGTTTCGGACCTGCGCATGCCGGGCATGGACGGCGTGGAATTCCTCGGCCGGGTGCGCGAGGCTCGGCCGGACGTGGTGCGCATGTTGCTGACGGGCTTTGCCGACATCGCCGTGGCCATGGCCGCGGTCAACAAAAGCAAGATTTTCAGCTTCCTGACCAAGCCCTGTCCCGTGGAGGAGCTGGAGGAGGCGCTGGCCGCCGGGCTGCGTCAATACCAGCTCCAGGCCGCCGAAAAGGAACTGTTGCGCGGCACCGTGCGCGGCACCATCAAGCTGTTGACCAACCTCCTCGAAATGGTGAGCCCGGAGGCTTTCGGCAAGTCCTCCCGGGTCAAGCGGCTGGTCATGGAACTGGGGACGTACCTGGGCATGGAGGACTTGTGGCGCCTGGAGCTGGCGGCCATGCTGTCCCAGATCGGCTGCGCCGCCCTGCCGGCCGAAACCTTGCGCAAGGCCTACCGGGGCGAGCCGCTGCCCGGGGACAAGGCCTACGAATTCGCCATGCACCCCAAGATCGCCGCGGACCTCGTCTCCAACATCCCGCGCCTGCGCGAGGTGGCCGAGATCATCGGCTATCAGGAGAAGCGCTTCGACGGCGGCGGGTTGCCCCCGGACGGAGCCAAGGGCGAGCGCATTCCCCTGGGGGCGCGCATCCTCAAGGTGGCCCTGGATTTCGACACCCTGGAGGCCCACTACCAATACCGGCGCTCCTCGGGCAACCCCGTGTCCGAGAGCCTGTCGCGCATGCGCGACCGCGAGGGCTGGTACGATCCGCACGTCCTGGATGCCCTGGAATCCCTGGCCGAGGTGCCCGACGGCTACAAACCCCGTCTGGCCCTGGCCCGGGAACTGGCTCCGGGCATGCTGCTCGACCAGGACGTGACCGACCTCAAGGGCGAGCTGGTCCTTGGCCGGGGGCTCGAACTCAACGCCCTGTCCATCCGTCGGCTGTTCGACCTCGGGGCCCTGTCCGGCGGGAAGGCGCGCTGGCGCGTGCTCGTGCCGCCGGCCGAAAGGCTGGCCTTCGCCAGGATGCTGGACGGCTAG